Proteins from a genomic interval of Syntrophorhabdales bacterium:
- a CDS encoding IclR family transcriptional regulator, giving the protein MATVKSADRVTQILEAVGSRDQGLTHSQLSMNLKIPKGSLSLLLSNLVQRDYLAFDGSSKTYSFGPKLLVLAGRYLSHLDIVHAGRPILRELVQQINEDAELAIMKGLEILFVCKEECSHPLKFSVEIGDRAPMYATGAGKAILAHLSEDDLSRYVSAVKLSSTTRNTITDRALLMRELRNVRTRGFAYSREEYQQGVSAIAAPVFNFYGDVAGSVTVTMPSIRFNAGQKRFIEPHLRNAAAHISRQLGFEPCADKSNRKER; this is encoded by the coding sequence ATGGCAACCGTCAAATCCGCTGACAGGGTAACCCAGATACTCGAGGCTGTCGGGTCCAGAGATCAAGGTCTGACCCACAGTCAACTTTCCATGAACCTCAAAATCCCGAAGGGCAGCCTCTCTCTGCTTCTGTCCAACCTTGTTCAGCGTGATTACCTCGCGTTCGACGGCTCGAGCAAGACCTATAGCTTCGGGCCGAAACTTCTTGTTCTTGCGGGGCGCTATCTTTCCCATCTCGATATTGTACATGCCGGCAGACCAATCCTGCGCGAGCTCGTGCAACAGATCAACGAAGATGCCGAACTCGCCATTATGAAGGGGCTTGAAATCCTCTTTGTTTGTAAAGAAGAGTGCTCGCATCCCCTGAAGTTCTCGGTTGAGATCGGTGACCGCGCACCCATGTACGCCACTGGTGCGGGGAAAGCCATTCTGGCGCATCTTTCGGAGGATGATCTCTCCCGGTATGTATCGGCGGTAAAGCTGTCCTCGACGACAAGGAACACTATAACCGATCGTGCGCTCCTGATGCGCGAGCTTCGGAACGTACGGACAAGAGGGTTTGCGTACAGTCGTGAGGAATATCAGCAGGGTGTCAGCGCAATCGCCGCGCCTGTTTTCAATTTCTATGGGGATGTAGCAGGTTCCGTCACGGTTACCATGCCGAGCATCAGGTTTAATGCCGGACAGAAGCGTTTTATCGAACCGCACTTGCGCAATGCCGCGGCCCATATTTCGCGGCAGCTCGGATTTGAACCGTGCGCCGACAAATCCAACCGTAAGGAAAGATGA
- a CDS encoding AMP-binding protein yields MMNMPIEGCTPYAKEDIEKYARMRWWLGETWGDLFNKHTDVFPDKIGLVDQTGRWTNREIRTAVDKLAIGLMNIGIKQRDRVFLQLPNWHEFVFSFLALQKIGAIIVILIPRHNQSEINHLSKLTEPTAWILPSQYGKIDYQPVIDDVLRENAGIKNVIQVRTGGATKYYALEKLMEQAELTPSALKALEERRPDPDEVAQILPTGGTTGLPKVSPRTHNCYMNNVEYHGYRWEISNQDTIMVITPLGHNLSVHWGMAAALFFHAKLVLLDSVKPEDICEWVQREKVTAIPTVPALVARVVQMPDLAKYNLSSLKKISVGGAPSTPELVKSVHDKIGAQFVNGFGSVEGTCASTKLGDSIDLICGSVGKAICPYDELKIVDADGGELPIGVDGELVSKGPGIFTGYFKSTADRAQMFTADGFFRTGDQAKKDAEGNIWITGRIKDIIIRGGENISAVEIESLMSGFPGLVDSAVVGMPDKILGERTCAYVTVKPGAKVALDEVVSYLKAKGASVLQLPERIEIIDEIPMTKVGKVDKKLLREIIKKKMEQEGKA; encoded by the coding sequence ATGATGAATATGCCCATTGAAGGGTGCACACCTTATGCGAAGGAAGATATCGAAAAGTACGCAAGGATGCGCTGGTGGCTGGGAGAGACCTGGGGGGATCTCTTTAATAAGCACACGGATGTCTTTCCGGATAAGATCGGGCTCGTCGATCAGACAGGCCGCTGGACTAACAGGGAGATTCGCACGGCTGTTGACAAACTCGCAATCGGCCTGATGAATATCGGAATCAAGCAGCGTGATCGTGTCTTTCTTCAACTCCCGAATTGGCACGAGTTCGTCTTTTCTTTTCTCGCCCTCCAGAAAATAGGGGCAATTATCGTCATCTTGATCCCGCGCCACAACCAGAGTGAAATCAATCACCTGAGTAAGCTCACCGAGCCAACGGCATGGATTCTGCCCTCGCAGTACGGCAAGATCGACTATCAACCGGTCATCGATGATGTGCTCAGGGAAAATGCTGGAATCAAGAATGTCATCCAGGTGAGAACAGGCGGCGCCACGAAGTATTATGCGTTAGAGAAACTGATGGAGCAGGCTGAGTTGACTCCATCTGCGCTGAAGGCTCTTGAGGAACGGCGGCCTGATCCTGACGAAGTCGCACAGATACTGCCCACGGGTGGCACTACAGGGCTCCCTAAGGTAAGCCCCCGGACTCATAACTGTTACATGAATAACGTGGAATACCATGGCTACCGGTGGGAGATAAGTAACCAGGATACAATCATGGTCATAACGCCTCTGGGCCACAACTTGAGCGTCCATTGGGGGATGGCGGCAGCGCTCTTCTTCCACGCGAAGCTGGTACTCCTCGATTCGGTTAAGCCCGAAGATATCTGCGAATGGGTGCAACGGGAGAAGGTAACCGCGATCCCCACAGTACCCGCCCTGGTTGCCAGAGTGGTCCAAATGCCCGATCTCGCCAAATACAATCTAAGCTCTCTCAAGAAGATATCGGTGGGTGGCGCGCCCAGCACGCCTGAGCTGGTTAAGAGCGTCCACGATAAAATCGGTGCGCAGTTTGTCAACGGCTTCGGTTCTGTGGAAGGCACCTGCGCCAGTACAAAACTGGGCGACAGCATCGATCTTATCTGCGGGAGCGTAGGCAAGGCTATCTGTCCGTATGATGAGCTGAAGATCGTAGACGCAGATGGGGGCGAACTTCCCATCGGTGTGGACGGCGAACTCGTCTCCAAGGGACCCGGCATCTTCACCGGCTACTTCAAATCCACAGCCGACAGGGCTCAGATGTTTACCGCAGATGGTTTTTTCAGAACAGGTGATCAGGCAAAAAAAGATGCCGAGGGCAACATCTGGATCACAGGCCGTATCAAGGACATTATCATCCGGGGAGGAGAGAACATCAGCGCAGTCGAGATCGAAAGCCTGATGAGCGGTTTTCCGGGCCTTGTTGATTCTGCGGTGGTCGGAATGCCTGACAAGATACTGGGTGAAAGGACCTGCGCGTACGTCACGGTCAAGCCCGGGGCAAAAGTGGCGCTGGACGAGGTGGTTTCCTATCTGAAAGCCAAGGGCGCATCAGTCCTGCAACTGCCGGAGCGGATCGAGATAATCGATGAAATACCCATGACCAAGGTAGGCAAAGTGGATAAGAAACTGCTCCGTGAAATCATAAAGAAGAAAATGGAGCAGGAAGGCAAGGCATAA
- a CDS encoding xanthine dehydrogenase family protein molybdopterin-binding subunit — protein MHNEEYEVVGKPVERTDGRVKATGKAKYAGDLVAPGMLYGKLLRSPLAHAEILNIDTRKASRLPGVKAIITGKDFPGIPFGTRADTRDQLPMPVTKVHHFGEGVVAVAAVDEDAAEEALDLIKVDYEELPVVLTAEDALAPGAPLVNEFCKSNIAYTSDFVFGDPEEGFRQSDYVKEEKFSSQRVAVGFIEPHACLAEVDATGRVLLQGSKQSPYPTWRHMCRALDLPLSKMRLVTPFVGGAFSGKHDPFDVDFAAVKLAQITNRPVKIVLNYDEVLAGYRQRNAMNATLKMGLKKSGKIMALKAECVLEGGPIAGIGPFNIYFFGAWLNLPYKVPAIEYHGKLVYSNRAPCGTVRGQEIVLAQYAVDSMIGIVAEDLGIDQVEIRAINAMTDNSTTANGIVVDVSGLPECIDKAAGTIGWKESRKSRPKGRGIGFSCASHPSGVRLGGHFGSSVLLKLQEDGKVILTHGGTEIGQGANTVFCQMAAEVLGIPFEDVIQGPSDSDTAILDSGMFSDRCTFWDGNATIAAANDLKRQLAEIAAKELNVNPEDLEFKKGRIHVKSDSAKGMDMLKAVRIAYYDIGAPLYGRGYWAATDIDLVDWKTGRGNLAHGIDFIATAIEMDVDRETGQVRLIRAAHGDDAGQPIHPVMLEGQVNGGSAHMTGHALLEDSLYDEKGRMLNFTWRDYKQPTALDAPEYIVEHVHTHDPYGPFGAKGAGEASSCSSLAAIANGVYDAVGVRIRDLPITPEKILAALKEKDKKNEKGGK, from the coding sequence ATGCACAATGAAGAGTATGAAGTCGTAGGCAAACCCGTCGAGAGAACCGACGGCAGAGTAAAGGCAACCGGTAAGGCTAAATATGCGGGAGATTTGGTGGCGCCCGGCATGCTTTACGGTAAGCTGTTAAGGAGCCCTTTAGCCCACGCGGAAATTCTGAATATCGACACACGTAAGGCGAGCAGGCTTCCCGGCGTGAAAGCCATAATAACCGGAAAAGATTTTCCCGGCATTCCCTTTGGCACACGGGCCGACACAAGAGACCAGCTTCCCATGCCCGTCACCAAGGTGCATCACTTTGGCGAAGGTGTGGTTGCAGTGGCAGCAGTGGACGAGGATGCGGCTGAGGAAGCGCTCGATCTTATTAAGGTGGACTACGAGGAACTGCCCGTCGTTTTAACTGCGGAGGATGCTCTGGCGCCGGGCGCACCGCTGGTCAATGAATTCTGCAAGAGCAATATCGCCTACACCTCTGATTTTGTCTTCGGGGATCCGGAGGAGGGCTTCAGGCAATCGGATTATGTCAAAGAAGAAAAGTTCAGCTCACAACGGGTTGCTGTTGGCTTTATCGAACCGCACGCCTGCCTGGCAGAGGTAGATGCAACCGGCAGGGTGCTCCTGCAGGGATCGAAGCAGAGTCCCTATCCCACGTGGCGCCACATGTGCAGGGCATTGGATCTGCCCTTGTCTAAAATGCGCCTGGTGACACCCTTCGTGGGCGGCGCGTTCTCCGGCAAGCATGATCCCTTCGATGTGGATTTCGCAGCCGTGAAGCTGGCACAGATCACCAACAGACCGGTCAAGATCGTGCTCAATTACGATGAAGTGCTCGCCGGCTATCGCCAGCGCAATGCGATGAACGCAACGCTCAAGATGGGGCTCAAGAAAAGCGGAAAGATCATGGCGCTCAAAGCCGAGTGCGTGCTCGAAGGAGGCCCCATCGCAGGCATAGGACCGTTTAATATCTATTTCTTTGGTGCGTGGCTCAACCTTCCCTACAAGGTGCCTGCCATCGAATATCACGGCAAGCTGGTCTATTCCAACAGGGCGCCCTGCGGCACCGTGAGGGGACAGGAGATCGTGCTCGCCCAATACGCAGTCGACTCAATGATCGGCATCGTTGCCGAAGACCTCGGCATAGACCAGGTGGAGATCCGCGCCATCAATGCGATGACTGACAATTCTACAACCGCCAATGGCATCGTGGTCGACGTATCGGGACTTCCCGAATGCATAGACAAGGCTGCCGGGACGATCGGGTGGAAAGAGAGCAGAAAATCAAGGCCCAAGGGAAGAGGCATTGGTTTCAGCTGCGCGTCGCATCCTTCCGGTGTGCGCCTCGGCGGCCATTTCGGCTCTTCGGTCCTTCTCAAGCTGCAGGAGGACGGCAAGGTTATTCTTACGCACGGAGGCACCGAGATCGGTCAGGGCGCCAACACGGTATTCTGCCAAATGGCAGCCGAAGTCCTCGGCATTCCTTTCGAAGACGTGATTCAAGGACCAAGTGATTCTGACACAGCCATACTCGATTCGGGCATGTTCTCCGACCGGTGTACCTTCTGGGACGGGAATGCTACTATTGCGGCTGCCAATGACCTCAAGCGCCAGCTCGCCGAAATCGCGGCGAAAGAGTTAAACGTGAATCCCGAAGATCTGGAATTCAAGAAGGGCCGCATCCATGTAAAGAGTGATTCAGCCAAAGGGATGGATATGCTGAAGGCAGTAAGGATTGCCTATTACGATATCGGCGCGCCACTCTATGGCCGCGGTTACTGGGCTGCCACAGATATTGATCTCGTAGACTGGAAGACAGGCCGCGGCAACCTGGCGCATGGCATCGATTTTATAGCCACGGCAATAGAGATGGATGTGGACCGCGAGACAGGCCAGGTCAGGTTGATCAGAGCTGCTCACGGAGATGATGCCGGGCAGCCGATTCACCCGGTCATGCTCGAAGGTCAGGTAAACGGCGGGAGTGCCCACATGACAGGACACGCGCTTCTGGAAGACTCGCTCTACGATGAGAAGGGACGGATGCTCAACTTCACGTGGCGCGACTATAAACAGCCAACAGCCCTGGATGCGCCCGAATACATCGTGGAGCACGTACACACGCACGATCCTTACGGCCCCTTCGGTGCCAAGGGCGCGGGCGAAGCAAGCTCCTGTTCGAGCCTCGCGGCGATCGCCAATGGCGTCTACGATGCGGTCGGTGTACGCATCAGAGACCTGCCCATCACTCCTGAAAAGATTTTGGCAGCATTGAAAGAGAAAGATAAGAAGAATGAGAAGGGGGGAAAGTAA
- a CDS encoding xanthine dehydrogenase family protein subunit M: MFIRRLPKFEYHTVSSVAEALKLLKTYGTKARVLAGGTDLLLAMKKRAVTPEHLINIKNIKALKGISYNEKKGLKIGALVTCADLEESSLVREKAPALRDAALVMASPQVKTLATIGGNICSAVPSADTAPPLIVMGAQAVLIGPKGERTVPVEKLFKGPAETRVARNEILAYIQIPKQPVNSCAAYLKLMRRAALDLALVGAAAYICLDKDNKTCKEVRIALGAVAPTPIRAPMAEELLTGKEITESVVDEAGKVAGTICSPISDVRASLGYRCDMVEVFTRRAVMEAFRRITNGTR, encoded by the coding sequence ATGTTTATCAGAAGACTACCCAAATTCGAATATCACACAGTGTCGTCGGTAGCGGAGGCACTTAAGCTCCTAAAAACCTATGGCACCAAAGCGAGAGTGCTCGCCGGCGGTACTGATCTGTTACTGGCCATGAAGAAGAGAGCGGTCACGCCTGAACATTTGATCAATATCAAGAATATAAAAGCCCTGAAAGGCATTTCGTACAACGAGAAGAAGGGGCTCAAGATAGGCGCACTCGTGACGTGCGCAGATCTCGAAGAATCTTCTCTCGTCCGCGAGAAAGCTCCTGCCCTCCGGGATGCGGCACTCGTCATGGCTTCTCCGCAAGTTAAGACATTGGCCACCATCGGGGGCAACATTTGCAGCGCCGTTCCATCCGCAGACACCGCACCGCCTTTGATTGTCATGGGCGCACAAGCCGTGCTTATCGGGCCCAAGGGCGAGCGCACGGTGCCCGTTGAAAAACTGTTCAAGGGTCCGGCGGAGACGAGGGTTGCAAGGAACGAGATCCTGGCGTACATCCAGATTCCCAAACAGCCTGTCAACAGTTGCGCTGCCTATCTCAAGCTGATGCGGCGGGCTGCCCTTGACCTTGCCCTGGTGGGCGCCGCAGCCTACATCTGCCTTGACAAGGACAACAAGACTTGCAAAGAGGTGAGGATCGCACTGGGAGCCGTGGCACCGACACCTATACGAGCGCCGATGGCCGAAGAACTACTCACCGGCAAGGAAATTACGGAAAGCGTGGTTGATGAGGCCGGCAAGGTAGCCGGCACCATCTGCAGTCCAATCAGTGATGTCCGGGCATCGCTCGGCTATCGGTGTGACATGGTCGAAGTCTTCACGAGGCGAGCGGTCATGGAAGCATTCAGACGCATCACAAATGGAACGAGGTAA
- a CDS encoding (2Fe-2S)-binding protein, producing the protein MKNRVEITLNVNGEEYQLEIEPHRTLVEVLRETLGFTGTKKSCNEGECGACTVIMDGKPVASCLVLALDAQGKKILTIEGLARGEELHPLQVAFVRKGGIQCGFCTPGMIMSAKALLDKNPKPTTTDVRKAISGNLCRCTGYQQIVDAVISAAYEMQK; encoded by the coding sequence ATGAAAAACAGAGTCGAGATCACACTCAATGTTAATGGCGAAGAGTATCAGTTGGAGATTGAACCGCACCGGACCCTCGTTGAAGTTCTGCGCGAGACCCTTGGCTTCACAGGCACCAAGAAGTCGTGCAATGAAGGAGAATGCGGTGCGTGCACAGTCATCATGGATGGCAAACCGGTGGCATCCTGCCTGGTGCTTGCGCTCGATGCCCAGGGGAAAAAGATCCTGACCATCGAAGGACTTGCCAGGGGCGAGGAGCTTCATCCCCTTCAGGTAGCCTTCGTAAGAAAGGGAGGCATACAGTGCGGCTTCTGTACGCCCGGCATGATCATGTCGGCCAAAGCCCTTTTGGACAAGAACCCGAAGCCCACGACCACTGACGTGAGAAAAGCAATCTCGGGTAATCTCTGCCGGTGCACCGGGTATCAGCAGATTGTGGATGCGGTAATAAGCGCCGCTTATGAAATGCAGAAATGA
- a CDS encoding molecular chaperone TorD family protein, whose protein sequence is MKTNLYDIASGRAAFYQLLVAVFELLPGQLLLAKIRDGEFQRMLESYSRLGEEGFGAGLELISQYRFHIRDRADEDVLTDLAVDRTRIMRGTGHTDMKPPYEGLYKKGRAFEHSVLGVKRFYRKAALLPDETNKDSVDYLCVELDFMRQLCLREENLRLKNAAGETIASVLALEEEFLRVHLGSWISEFCSAVKKHASTDFFRGFALILNAYIRTEKKWLESVVRRA, encoded by the coding sequence GTGAAGACAAATTTATATGATATCGCGTCAGGAAGGGCCGCCTTCTACCAGCTCCTGGTAGCTGTTTTTGAGCTTCTACCGGGTCAGCTTCTTCTCGCAAAGATCAGAGATGGTGAGTTTCAGCGGATGCTCGAAAGTTATTCGCGGTTGGGTGAGGAGGGTTTTGGCGCGGGATTGGAGCTGATTAGTCAGTATCGCTTCCATATACGGGATAGAGCGGATGAAGATGTGCTCACAGACTTAGCCGTTGATCGGACCAGGATTATGAGAGGCACAGGCCACACTGACATGAAGCCTCCCTATGAGGGACTGTACAAGAAGGGCAGGGCCTTCGAGCACTCTGTGCTGGGGGTCAAGCGATTCTATCGCAAAGCAGCATTGCTGCCCGATGAAACAAATAAGGATTCAGTCGACTACCTTTGCGTAGAACTGGACTTCATGAGACAGCTCTGCCTTCGGGAAGAAAACTTACGTTTGAAAAACGCTGCCGGGGAAACGATCGCCTCGGTGCTTGCGCTGGAGGAGGAGTTTCTCAGGGTGCATCTGGGAAGCTGGATTTCGGAATTCTGCAGCGCAGTGAAAAAACATGCGTCCACAGATTTCTTTCGCGGCTTCGCACTCATCCTCAATGCTTACATACGTACTGAAAAAAAATGGCTGGAGAGCGTTGTTCGCAGGGCTTGA
- the nrfD gene encoding NrfD/PsrC family molybdoenzyme membrane anchor subunit → MEGQREWGWLIAIYVFLAGLGAGAFVFSFILIFIGKYTAVARIGALAGPLSVAVGSALLLFDLGSVTRAYRLFTTPATLLTSWMIRGAWILTAFIILGLAYALPGFALFDWLPWEQTSGFGVALGTVTALLALVVAVYPGLLLGVIKSIPLWNTSALPPLFFLSGMDTGLATLVLMSLVIPSAVGTDGLHLLGIIDASLIVLLLVALGAYMEIVRQSGATAAASVRLLASPFFICGVILSGLLLPLAMYICSAYMSDAPFIRLMDGLASLLLLCGGLLLRLSVIRSGVRIVVR, encoded by the coding sequence ATGGAAGGCCAGAGGGAATGGGGTTGGCTGATAGCCATCTACGTGTTCCTTGCAGGGTTGGGCGCCGGCGCTTTTGTTTTCAGCTTTATCCTTATATTCATAGGCAAATATACTGCCGTGGCCCGAATTGGGGCGCTTGCAGGCCCGTTATCGGTTGCGGTGGGCAGCGCCTTGCTTCTTTTTGACTTGGGCTCGGTGACACGGGCTTACAGGCTTTTCACCACGCCGGCTACGCTCCTCACTTCGTGGATGATACGGGGCGCATGGATCCTTACTGCTTTCATTATTCTCGGTCTTGCTTACGCGCTGCCCGGCTTTGCTCTTTTCGATTGGCTGCCCTGGGAGCAGACATCGGGTTTCGGAGTGGCACTGGGCACCGTGACGGCCTTGCTTGCCTTGGTAGTTGCAGTCTACCCGGGCCTGCTGCTCGGTGTGATAAAGAGCATTCCGTTGTGGAACACGTCTGCGCTTCCTCCCCTCTTCTTTCTGTCGGGAATGGATACGGGATTGGCAACTCTCGTCCTTATGTCTCTTGTCATTCCTTCGGCTGTCGGAACGGACGGTCTTCACCTCCTCGGGATTATCGATGCGAGCCTCATAGTCTTACTGCTGGTCGCGCTTGGAGCGTATATGGAAATAGTGCGCCAGTCTGGAGCGACTGCAGCCGCTTCGGTTCGCCTGCTCGCAAGCCCTTTCTTTATATGCGGAGTCATACTATCCGGGTTGCTGCTACCTCTTGCCATGTACATCTGCAGCGCCTATATGTCTGATGCGCCTTTCATCCGCCTGATGGACGGCTTGGCCAGCCTGTTGCTGCTTTGTGGCGGACTGTTGTTGAGATTGAGCGTCATCAGGTCGGGCGTACGGATTGTGGTACGTTAA
- a CDS encoding 4Fe-4S dicluster domain-containing protein, whose amino-acid sequence MRYGMVIDLKRCAGCNSCTVACRAEKGTPSGILYHRVEKYEAGKYPAARMKFRPMPCMHCEQPACLEVCPTGATYKRDDGIVLVDHTKCMGCRYCVLACPYEVRYYLKRIDNYYGLAARTPYEMMKQKDFDKGTAVKCDFCVQRLEKGRLPACVETCPAQARHFGDLDDPASEVSELIAVFRGEVLREELGTKPSVYYING is encoded by the coding sequence GTGAGATACGGGATGGTGATAGACCTGAAACGGTGTGCGGGCTGCAACAGCTGTACTGTCGCGTGCAGGGCCGAAAAGGGCACTCCTTCCGGAATACTCTACCACCGGGTTGAAAAATATGAAGCGGGCAAATACCCTGCTGCACGCATGAAATTCCGTCCGATGCCATGCATGCATTGCGAGCAACCGGCGTGTCTCGAGGTTTGTCCCACGGGTGCGACGTATAAGCGGGATGACGGTATAGTCCTCGTCGACCACACCAAATGCATGGGATGCCGGTATTGCGTTCTGGCCTGCCCGTATGAGGTGCGCTACTATCTGAAGCGTATCGACAACTATTACGGACTCGCCGCGAGGACTCCGTATGAGATGATGAAACAAAAGGATTTCGACAAGGGAACCGCTGTTAAATGCGATTTCTGCGTCCAGAGACTGGAAAAGGGGCGCCTGCCCGCGTGCGTGGAGACGTGCCCGGCTCAGGCGAGACATTTTGGCGACCTCGACGATCCCGCAAGCGAGGTCTCTGAATTGATAGCAGTATTCCGGGGTGAAGTGCTGAGAGAAGAGCTGGGCACGAAACCTTCGGTGTATTACATAAACGGATAG